From the Acipenser ruthenus chromosome 5, fAciRut3.2 maternal haplotype, whole genome shotgun sequence genome, the window TTAAGAACAGCCATCTAACAAACAAATCCGGTGATTGTAATGTATTATCCAGTCACTTAGCTTTCATTTCTCCCCACTAGGTTTTAATGTGTAAAGCAGAAATCTCAAATTTACTGGGAGCATTTACAATTTACTCTAGGTGTTTGGcaataacaaaaatataatttaaaggcTGTGGCAGATCTCGTGTGTGTTCTTGCAGgtggaaacattttaaaaggcggctttacaacaaaaaacaggaaaaaagctGACATGGTCTTCATTCTGTACAATAAACAAAAGGCCAAGCTAGAAAAGATTGTAGTACAAAGACACCAAGGAACTATGTTTTTAACACTGAACATAATTGCTGGACAATGCAGCGTCTAAACGAATACATAAATAGAACATCACATCAAAATTGAAACTACCTGTAATGTATTTACTTTCTTCTTTGAGAACAGGCGGGTCCTTGGGAACTCCATCCTCAATGGTTATTCCAGCTTCTCCCTTCATGCAGAAACTGGGATGCGGAACTGGTGTGAATGTGTATCTCATGAAGAGGTCAGTAAGAAATATGCAGTGTCAGTGGTGCATATATtaccaaatacaattaaaaactgtatattgCTTGTTAATGCTGTTTCTAATATTGTAAAGGTATAATATGTTTCACTTCTCTCTTCTGTAAATTTGAAGAACTGACAAAGAGTTCCAGTCTCCCTGGGCCATAAAGAAGATCAACAGCAAGTGTGCCAAAACCCAGGTGCAAGTCTACCAGAAACGGCTCAATGAGGAGGCTAAGATTCTAAAAAACATACAGCACCCAAACATTGTTGGTAAGTGTCCacgtatatatatttttgtacattaACCTGAAACAGCTTTTCGTTTGGACTAGGCAACCAAGCCAAGGTTTAATTAAGGGTACCACATTTAAACAGATGTGTATTTAAATTTGGATTACTAATACTAAACTATTTATAGCCATTGATTCACTTTCCAGCCACTGCATGCATTGAGTAAGCTCAGTATCTTGCTTTATTACAGTACTTGAAGAGttatgtactgtaaaataaatatggaatgtaGTTCAAGCAATGTAAACTGAACTCCATGATTTTATGTAGAGCTCAAATATGTCAATGTACTTGTTTGATAGGCATTACTAAAGTTAatttcatgaaatactgtatagtACCTTTTCACCAGATCATCAGACATGAGAATAGCATCAAAAGTGACTGTCAACAAATATCCATTTAGACTTGACACTTTTCATAGATTTCACCATGATTTCTAAATGTATGTATACACTTTTTATGAAGTGCTTGATTAGTTACCGAATTAACCAACAACAATTATTACTAAAGACCAAATAAGTCTAAGACAAGCACAGATGATTGTAGCCAACTTTGGAGGTAACCATATATTTGCATATATCTATAGAGCTGCCTGTCCCGTTGTGATCAGCATTTCGAAGTTATCAAGCATATCAGATCTGTGGGTAAAAGAAGCTATTTGTTCGTCTGTTTGTCAAATTTCCGTttgtatatgtgcatacagcgTATGTAGGTCATGGTGGGGGGTGTATAATATACCTATTACTGCGATTCCATTCAAACTGAAGAACTACACAGGATGGGCAAATGACTACTGTTTGAACACTGCACATACACAACTGGGAAACAACGTTTGAGGCTGAAGTTAAATATGTGCCTCAACTGCCCAGCTGCTACAAATTAGAGAAAGATATTATTAAAGCAATTCTTTTCCGAAAAACCAACACATTTTTCTGGAAAATAAATTCTGTCTAAAAGCATCATTGGTTAGGGAATGTAATGCCCACTTGTATGATTTCATGAAATGCAATTGAAATTGTGCCTAAACTAGATTGTGTTCATATGTAAAAACAGCACTTGACAGGTCTGTAAATTAAGGTGGGGTTACACTGATGCCCTCAAGTAAGCCATGCCATACTGCATTAAGTGCACTCTCTGGGTTATTAGTGAGGTTAACATTATATGTATGTCATGAAAACAGTAAATTAAGCAAGACTTGCATATTAATTAAGGTAAAAACATACTCTTACTAAATTAtagtttgtatatttttgtaattttttaggATTTCGAGCTTTTGCCACAGCTAAAGATGGTTCAAAGTGTCTGGCTATGGAGTTTGGTGGAGAACAATCTCTGAATGACCTGATAGAGAAAAGGAGGGAAGAAGGTAAAAAGGCATTCCCTGCAGCTACCATCCAAGAAGTAGCTTTACATGTGGCACGTGGTCTTAAGGTATGTTACATGTGTACTATACATTGCATACTGTGCaagttttatgtatgtatgtatgtatgtatatgtttgtgttttattgaaacttttttaagcttttttttttatttaatggatTTGTCATTAGAAGCTGCGGTGTTATCTTCTCTGTCATTGCTCCAACAATGCCCGTTAGCTGTATGGTGCTGAATTACCCATGCCCACCCAGTTCTTgtaatttctgaaagaatagcaGGTAGTACGTATTCCGAGCAGTCCTTTAAGAATCAACCAGGTCTTGTGTTGTTTACCGTTTTTAACATGGATGATGACTTGCAAACCATATGATAGTTCAGGTTGTTGTACAGTAAATCTGTATGGGATACacacaaaatacacttttttttttttaaatctgtcttgTGGGTTTGCAGTGATTTTGATAAACATCCTACTTCAGTGATTCCATAATTTGCAATGGTtctagatattttattttattaaaccagTCATTTTGTAACTACAAGAAAGTTTTCAGTTACCTAGCAACACAAGctgtataattaaacaaacatttagaGACCTTTTTTACATGAGCAAATTTGTATAGAATGCTTCTTTAAGTCTTTGCCGCCGTAacccaatttaaaatatatagattaaaaaaaaccttgaacCCAGAGATGTACAGAACTTTGGATAAGTCCATTAAATCTTACTATCATAGGAGGGGCTCTACTGGCAGGCTTTGCAGTCACAAAAATCATGTCTCTTTTCGTTCTTTGGGTAACGCATCATATATGAAATGTGCTTTAATTGGttgaaaaacagtttaaattATGTTCTTTAGGTGGGTGAAGTTATGTGTAACAgtctgtcattttctttttttcttaattttttgtaGTATCTGCATAATGagaagagactgttgcatggaGACATCAAGTCCTGTAATGTTGTAATTAAAGGAGATTTTGAAACCATTAAAATCTGTGATGTTGGGGTTTCACTTAAGCTGGATGAGAACATGAAAGGTAAAGCAATGTACACCCTTACCCAGTAATACAGTGTCATTATATAACATTATTTGTGCTGGGAGGCTTTTTGATTGGTAATGTATCGACAAATCTGTTAGATACAGCTTGGTGGGAGTTTTAAGGAAGTAGGGAAGTGGAACTTtaaaccttttttaaatttttgtttctttttttgctatCCAGTGAATGACCCTAAAGCACGTTACATTGGTACTGAACCCTGGAAACCTAAGGAGGCGTTAGAGGAGGGTGTAATTACTGACAAATCAGATATCTTTGCCTATGGGCTGACGCTGTGGGAAATGATGACACTGTGTGTACCTCACCTTGACCTGCTTGAGTGTGACAGTGAAGAAGGtgatatttgttttgttaataagaTTTGGTTCCTTCTgctgaaacattttatttttatgtgaatTTTGTATGATAAGCATGATCAAACTGCCATCAAGGTAACTTGTATTAATACAAGTACAAATCAGGCCCCATGTTTTTTCTATGTAATATAAAACTAGCACAGAATTGTCAACCTATATAtctaaattagcattttatatatatatatatatatatatatatatatatatatatatatgcatatgtaatatatatatatgcatatgtaatatatatatatataaatataaatgcatacgtaatatatatatataaatataaatgcaaatttttatatatatatatatatatatatatatatatatatagatatatatatatatatagatatataatgaaTGCTAGGTGACTTTTTTTATTCCCTATGTACAATTAATGACCCGCGCAATTTGGTGTGCACGCACATAAACGCATAGCAACGTCAGCCGCTGAAAACAAACCAAGACAGACACTGTTTCCTTTATTAATTGAAGAGTTGTTAACACctatttttaatacaatgtaaagagttgtgtggttgttggatggcacaaccacgactacATGAAAGACAAGCGGCTGTGATTTTTTGAACTTCCGAAGAGGCGTTTAAGCCCAGATAGAAGGGATAAGTGGCTTTCTGCTATACATCGGCAGCATGAAGATGGGTCTAAATGGAGTCCACCAGACTCAAGAACCATCTGCAGCGAATATTTTATTCATGGTAAATAGTTATACTTACATTATAAATTACAGCAATACACAGTTAACTTAAATAActtaaaatacttaaataaataagcacAATATAGTAACATGTTAGTAGTGCGAAGATTAATTTTAGTAATAACAGCATTATGCATTAATTTACTCAATGcctttttttagtattacatttccgttaatgttaaatacattaacattaggtagtccaaggttaGTGATAATCAGCCAGGTTCCTAGTTTAACAGGTACAtacccaaataaaaaaattacgGTAAAACACTTTAACCAGGGAGACAGCGCTAACCTTCTATTGCCTTCTCAGGGTGTGGTGCTGAACCTGGACACACTAGGGTTCCAGGCAGTCAGAATCACCCACAGATAGGGCACACAATAAAGAGCATTACAAATTTCAAACTGAACAACAATGAACACCAACAATCCctggtgtacccttgagcaaggcagtGTACTATGCCCACGTTTCTCCACTAAAATCAacccaatatatatttatatatatatatatatatatatatatataatatatatatatatatatatatctacacgTAGCTAGTCAACATAATTAGACATGTCCACCGGCCGTATGTTACACAGCTTGACAACGGTTTGTTTTCAGCGGCTACCGGTTGCTATGCGG encodes:
- the LOC117403373 gene encoding lymphokine-activated killer T-cell-originated protein kinase homolog — its product is MEAATNFKTPCKQDRVKRGSGGSLGTPSSMVIPASPFMQKLGCGTGVNVYLMKRTDKEFQSPWAIKKINSKCAKTQVQVYQKRLNEEAKILKNIQHPNIVGFRAFATAKDGSKCLAMEFGGEQSLNDLIEKRREEGKKAFPAATIQEVALHVARGLKYLHNEKRLLHGDIKSCNVVIKGDFETIKICDVGVSLKLDENMKVNDPKARYIGTEPWKPKEALEEGVITDKSDIFAYGLTLWEMMTLCVPHLDLLECDSEEDDSFDEADFDEDAYYEALGTRPALNMEELDESYQQVIELFSVCTNEDLKKRPSAAQIVEVLEAVMQEPSK